A section of the Schistosoma haematobium chromosome ZW, whole genome shotgun sequence genome encodes:
- the SH3BGRL2 gene encoding SH3 domain-binding glutamic acid-rich-like protein 2 (EggNog:ENOG410PPNK~COG:Y), translated as MVLKVYISTLSGNLKVKKEQALILSLLSAKKVDFKEVDLSDVSNEPEKCSLFEELKKKDKPLVPPHIFLDEEYLGGYEEFYEALEMEELESFLKLPGEKPKPFSALMGSSASEAESEEEDEEKDKESSGNEDKSDISNEKEKSEADEEEKNEDQKEKEKLSDESLEEKVGANGDSSTEHQRKTSEDEDSGNEEEEKISPSSVKDVEGKAKPSKDSDESSEDSSGESEAKKSKTESDSDSSKHSVSSARKDSESSSSGESEAKKSKTDSNGSSPKPSPPDSRKTSVGSKAKNSEVKSDSDSSSSHSEQPAEKSMEIRKENTTESEDSSANESESSSDSE; from the exons ATGGTTCTAAAGGTTTATATCAGCACTCTTTCTGGAAACCTTAAG GTCAAAAAAGAACAGGCACTCATTCTGTCACTGCTTAGTGCCAAAAAGGTTGACTTTAAGGAAGTTGACCTCTCTGACGTTTCCAACGAACCTGAGAAATGTTCATTATTTGAGGAGCTGAAGAAAAAAGATAAACCTTTGGTTCCACCACATATTTTCCTTGATGAGGAATATCTTGGA GGCTATGAGGAATTTTACGAGGCCTTGGAAATGGAAGAACTGgaatcttttttaaaattaccTGGAGAAAAACCT AAGCCGTTCTCAGCATTGATGGGTAGCAGCGCCAGTGAG gccgagagtgaggaggaGGACGAAGAGAAGGATAAG GAGTCTTCGGGCAATGAAGATAAGTCTGATATTTCTAACGAAAAAGAAAAGAGTGAAGCTGATGAAGAAGAGAAGAACGAAGAtcaaaaagagaaagaaaagctTTCAGATGAAAGTCTTGAGGAGAAAGTTGGTGCAAATGGGGACAGTTCCACAGAACACCAGAGAAAAACTTCTGAAGATGAAGATTCAGGGAATGAGGAAGAAGAAAAAATAAGCCCCtcgtcagtcaaggatgttgaggGCAAAGCAAAGCCTTCGAAGGACTCTGATGAAAGTTCGGAAGACTCGTCTGGAGAATCCGAAGCCAAAAAATCCAAGACAGAGTCGGATAGTGATTCATCAAAACATTCAGTTTCTAGTGCTCGAAAGGATTCTGAAAGCTCATCATCTGGAGAATCAGAGGCCAAGAAGTCGAAGACAGACTCGAACGGCAGTTCACCAAAGCCCTCTCCACCAGATTCTCGAAAAACATCTGTTGGTTCTAAAGCCAAGAATTCAGAAGTGAAATCTGACAGTGACTCATCATCAAGTCACTCAGAGCAGCCTGCAGAAAAGTCTATGGAGATTAGAAAGGAGAACACAACGGAGTCGGAAGACTCAAGCGCAAATGAGTCTGAATCATCTTCGGACTCTGAATGA
- the SH3BGRL2 gene encoding SH3 domain-binding glutamic acid-rich-like protein 2, variant 3 (EggNog:ENOG410PPNK~COG:Y), which translates to MRNILELVFCLLSSFKGYEEFYEALEMEELESFLKLPGEKPKPFSALMGSSASEAESEEEDEEKDKESSGNEDKSDISNEKEKSEADEEEKNEDQKEKEKLSDESLEEKVGANGDSSTEHQRKTSEDEDSGNEEEEKISPSSVKDVEGKAKPSKDSDESSEDSSGESEAKKSKTESDSDSSKHSVSSARKDSESSSSGESEAKKSKTDSNGSSPKPSPPDSRKTSVGSKAKNSEVKSDSDSSSSHSEQPAEKSMEIRKENTTESEDSSANESESSSDSE; encoded by the exons ATGAGGAATATCTTGGAGTTAGTATTTTGCTTACTTTCATCTTTCAAGGGCTATGAGGAATTTTACGAGGCCTTGGAAATGGAAGAACTGgaatcttttttaaaattaccTGGAGAAAAACCT AAGCCGTTCTCAGCATTGATGGGTAGCAGCGCCAGTGAG gccgagagtgaggaggaGGACGAAGAGAAGGATAAG GAGTCTTCGGGCAATGAAGATAAGTCTGATATTTCTAACGAAAAAGAAAAGAGTGAAGCTGATGAAGAAGAGAAGAACGAAGAtcaaaaagagaaagaaaagctTTCAGATGAAAGTCTTGAGGAGAAAGTTGGTGCAAATGGGGACAGTTCCACAGAACACCAGAGAAAAACTTCTGAAGATGAAGATTCAGGGAATGAGGAAGAAGAAAAAATAAGCCCCtcgtcagtcaaggatgttgaggGCAAAGCAAAGCCTTCGAAGGACTCTGATGAAAGTTCGGAAGACTCGTCTGGAGAATCCGAAGCCAAAAAATCCAAGACAGAGTCGGATAGTGATTCATCAAAACATTCAGTTTCTAGTGCTCGAAAGGATTCTGAAAGCTCATCATCTGGAGAATCAGAGGCCAAGAAGTCGAAGACAGACTCGAACGGCAGTTCACCAAAGCCCTCTCCACCAGATTCTCGAAAAACATCTGTTGGTTCTAAAGCCAAGAATTCAGAAGTGAAATCTGACAGTGACTCATCATCAAGTCACTCAGAGCAGCCTGCAGAAAAGTCTATGGAGATTAGAAAGGAGAACACAACGGAGTCGGAAGACTCAAGCGCAAATGAGTCTGAATCATCTTCGGACTCTGAATGA
- the SH3BGRL2 gene encoding SH3 domain-binding glutamic acid-rich-like protein 2, variant 2 (EggNog:ENOG410PPNK~COG:Y) — protein MYSDSICDVHFQAESEEEDEEKDKESSGNEDKSDISNEKEKSEADEEEKNEDQKEKEKLSDESLEEKVGANGDSSTEHQRKTSEDEDSGNEEEEKISPSSVKDVEGKAKPSKDSDESSEDSSGESEAKKSKTESDSDSSKHSVSSARKDSESSSSGESEAKKSKTDSNGSSPKPSPPDSRKTSVGSKAKNSEVKSDSDSSSSHSEQPAEKSMEIRKENTTESEDSSANESESSSDSE, from the exons ATGTACTCAGACTCAATTTGTGACGTTCATTTCcaggccgagagtgaggaggaGGACGAAGAGAAGGATAAG GAGTCTTCGGGCAATGAAGATAAGTCTGATATTTCTAACGAAAAAGAAAAGAGTGAAGCTGATGAAGAAGAGAAGAACGAAGAtcaaaaagagaaagaaaagctTTCAGATGAAAGTCTTGAGGAGAAAGTTGGTGCAAATGGGGACAGTTCCACAGAACACCAGAGAAAAACTTCTGAAGATGAAGATTCAGGGAATGAGGAAGAAGAAAAAATAAGCCCCtcgtcagtcaaggatgttgaggGCAAAGCAAAGCCTTCGAAGGACTCTGATGAAAGTTCGGAAGACTCGTCTGGAGAATCCGAAGCCAAAAAATCCAAGACAGAGTCGGATAGTGATTCATCAAAACATTCAGTTTCTAGTGCTCGAAAGGATTCTGAAAGCTCATCATCTGGAGAATCAGAGGCCAAGAAGTCGAAGACAGACTCGAACGGCAGTTCACCAAAGCCCTCTCCACCAGATTCTCGAAAAACATCTGTTGGTTCTAAAGCCAAGAATTCAGAAGTGAAATCTGACAGTGACTCATCATCAAGTCACTCAGAGCAGCCTGCAGAAAAGTCTATGGAGATTAGAAAGGAGAACACAACGGAGTCGGAAGACTCAAGCGCAAATGAGTCTGAATCATCTTCGGACTCTGAATGA